A stretch of DNA from Papio anubis isolate 15944 chromosome 4, Panubis1.0, whole genome shotgun sequence:
GTTTGGGAATGATTTACCGGACTGGTTAATGTGGAACGAGCTGGCCGCACTCAATTCTgcacctccctcttcctccctggaaCCAGCTGGCTGCAGAGAGCAGTTTTCCAGAGCTCCTGGGACCCCATCTCCAGTATAATTGTGCAACGTATGCCCAGCACAAGAGCACCAGATGGAGGGACAGGTGGGAGGAGCAGGAACCCAGGGTGCAGTTGGCTTGGGGCTTGCTGAGCTGAGGCCCCTGGAGCAAGGACAACTAGGTCGGGGGGTACACCCTCTCCCAATCCTCGCCAAGAGGGGCCAGTGGGAATAAAGTGACATTTTGGCTTCTGTATCCCTCCCCTGCTGTTCTATTTTCTAGTTCATTCAGATCTCAGGCTGGGGAGGGGTTTTCCTGGAGGGGGCAGCCCATGCCACCCTCTGCAATTTTTATTACACATGCTTTCAGACACTCTGCTATGGGTTTCGTCTCCTACGCCAGTTTCTATTTGGGAAAGCAAATATATGGAAAGGGAACTTGTATCATTTGGTCGCTGGGGCATCCGCGGTGAGTTAAGAAATGCCAGGGGAGTTGGTGTCCATTTTCACTACTGGACAAGAGTGCGGCTTGGACTTGCTTCTGGGGGACTCTGTGGTTTCATAGAAGGAGCCTGAGGTCTGGTCCTCGGGCATCAGCACTGAGCGCTGAGCCGGGCACCTGCTGCACACCCCACCATTCCTGCTTTCTACACTCAGCTGCCCACTCCTATCCCAGCTTAGGAAGCCCAGAAGGCTCAGAACCCACAGAGAGAGCCCAGGGTGAAAGGCTGTGCTTCGCtttcaagaaaggaaaatcattcgtattctttaaaagaatgaaaagcacaGATTAACATcgatctcttttaatttttaggcCAATTTTGAGTAGTCAAAGTCAGAGCAGTCAATCTGTGTTGTGAGCCGACAGCTGCAGAAGCGTGTCTGAGGTGTCCGGTGGAGGTGGTGGCTGAGCTCTGGGACTAACCACCGTGCTGGGGATGGCACCGCGTCAGGATGCAGGCAGATTCACGCAGAAGTGTCTAAAATTCACACTCCTCTACaggggtgagggagagggaggaagagatgcTTTAGTGAGGATAAATAGTTTCTTTCACATTTAAGCAATTACAGAGTTTTTACTTCAAAGTATCAACAGGCACATTCTTTAGAAAACATGAACtgtcagccgggcacagtggctcacgcctgtaacccagcctctgggaggctgaggcaggcagatcacctgaggtcaagagttcaagaccagcctggccaaatggtgaaaccccgtccctactaaaaatacaaaaaaatattagctgggcacagtggcacacgcctgtaatctcagctactagaaAGCTGAGGTtgtcctggctaacccggtgaaatcccgtctctactaaaaactacaaaaaactagccgggcgaggtagcgggcgcctgtagtcccagctactcgggaggctgaggcaggagaatggcgtaaacccgggaagcggagcttacagtgagctgagatccggccactgcactccagcctgggcgacagagcgagactccgtctcaaaaaaaaaaagaaagctgaggttgaactcaggaggcggaggctgtagtgagccgagatcccaccattgcactgcagctcaagggcaacagagcgagactccatctcagggggaaaaaaaaaaaagaaaagaatacatgaACTGTCTTCAAATTTTGTCATGCCTTCTCCCTCTATCCTAGGCAAGCTGGAAAACATTACCAATAGTGGCTCTTCACAGGCTTTTGGTTAGAGATGTGAAGAGAAGCCGGGGAAAAATCAGGTTTCTTCCCAAGCCCCTCAGCCCTGCCTTTCTATTCCCGGACCTGAACGCAGCCTGACTCAGGCTACCCCATTGCGCCACCACCTGCGGCCACGACTCCGGGGAAAGGCACAGCTGGTGATGCCGATCAGAGCCTCTGCAGTCTTATGTGGCTTTTCTAACTAATTCTAAATATTCAGAACCCATGGTATAAAAAGGTCGTACCTTCTGGAGGGATGTCGATGGTGTTAGGATGGAAGCACCAGGGGAACCCACGAACGCTGTCATTGAAACAGCAGCCCCTACTTGTACATTGGGAGGCCGTGATACCAGGAAAACCACAATTCTGTCTTTCACGGGGGGCCACTGTACATGTCTCTAGAAGTGCACAGGTAAGAAGCAAAGTAAGTTGTGGGCTGAATTCCTTGATGTTATTGTGCACACACCCATCCAGCTTCCTTCTCCAATGACATCAGCAACCGTCCGGTGAGGCAGATATAAAACCCTCAGGACACGAGAGGGAGATGTGGTCTTCACATCCTGATGTGCAAACATCACACTCAGGAAAAATGCAAGGTGCCCCAGGTTTGTGGACTTTGCTTCTTTCTAGGTaacttatttattcactttttaatttcaacaaatgattattaaattttactcaatacataaatatttactgagcaccatcTGTGTGCATGAGAAGTGGGAGCTAGCATGGCaaaagccaggcactgtgccaggtgaGAGGGACCCAGAAATTAAAACCAGAGAAGTCGTCGTTAAGAGTCTAAGGATCTgggccaggctcacgcctgtaatcccagcactttgggaggccaagggaggtggatcacttgaggtcaggagttcaagactagtctgaccaacatgatgaagccccatctctactaaaaatacaaaaaattagccgggcgtcgtggcacacatctgtaatcccagctacttgggaggctgaggcaggagaatcacttgaacccaggaggcagaggttgtagtgagccaagatcgcgccattgcactccagcctgagtgacagagcaagactccgtctcaaaaacaaaacaaaacaaaacaaaacaaaacaaaagagtcTGAGGATCTGATGCAggagaaaggcaagaaaatgtgTGAGACAACCCAAGGCCATCATCCCAGGGTGCCCAGGGTAACCACGGGGGTACGGGGCACTCCCAGGAGGGGCCAATGACAAGCAGGCTGAACAAAGCAGGGGGGCCCCCTGTAGGAGGAGATTCACCAGTGGAAGATGGGGCCACATGGGCAAAGGCCATTCCAGAGACCCAGATGTGTTCAGGAGGTGGAAGCCCATTGCAGGTAAGGTGAGAGGACGACGGGGTGGGGTGGTCTAGGAGGAGCCGACAGAGGGCTGTGAGCTGTGAAACAGCTTGAAGCAGGGCAGTGAGGAAAGGGGCTAGAGGGGGAGGACACGTGGACAGATGGAGCTGGCTGGGGGCTGCCACAGGATCTTATGCAAGACATTCTAACACAAGAGCTTCAGACTCAGAGCTCCGCGGAATCAAAGGTCTAAGAAGGCAACCTATTAGGATCTGGCGGTTGACAGCCTGCAGCAGCAGGGGAAAGAGGAGCCCAGAGCAccctccctgtccctgtccctgtctgTGTCCCTGTCCCTGTCTTGGAGCATAGGAGGAGAGGAGCTCCGTCTGGCCACACTGGCTCAGGTGAGGGTGCCCCAGGGAGGCCCGGAGGGGCTGCTCTCTTGTCTGCTTTGCTATCGGAGATGGCCTCGAGCTCTCTTTGGAGACAGTGCTCCTGGCTTGCTGGGAAGGATCCGGGTTCACCTCCCACTGCCCAGCAGCTTCCATGGGAACGTTGCCCTCCTGGGGTCTGGATCCATCACGAAGTGAAGGTGACCATCGCCCACCCCCAGGGCATTGTGGGGTCAAGAGAGGCCCCGTGGTGAGGGAGGATCATCatcctgggaggtgggggagttTCCTCCTCAGGAAGGAGGATTTCCAGCCCCGGCGCTCTGCCTCCAGCAGACGCTGTCTTGCCCACCCGCTTTGTCGCatgacagaaataaatggaaatggtTTCCACACGCGAATGCGCTAAATTGTAATCACAATTTTCTAGATTTCTGTTGTAAGAGGGTCATGGACCTGAGTGACCCACAAGGAAGCTCTGAGCCTTGAGCCAGAGGGTGTGTGGGGCCGGGAGAGGGGAGTTAACCGCGGCCTCTGTGATCCCACAGCacagggggcagggctgggggctgggtgggggcAAGGGCGGAGGCAGATGGGCCTGGGGGTGGCCAGCATGAGGACCCACCCGGTTCATTCTGTACACAGAGGCCGCCTCCTCTCTCGGGTTCCAAAGCTCCCCCGCTCCCTGCCATGGGCTTGGGGGCTTCCCACTGCCGCCCGATGCCGGCTTCTCTTCTATGCTGCGCAAGCCCACCCCTCAGGCCCCGTACCCCACAGCAGTGATCAACAggtggctggagggcagtagagGCATGGACACCACCACTGGGCGCCCCCTCTTCAGGCCTCTCTGGAAAGCCTTGCTTTGGAAACGTGGAAAGCCCTTTCTCCTGCCCCCAGCTTGAAACTGAACCTAACAACAGCGAATAACTTCTTCATCTCCCTGCAGCTGGCGAAGTGCAAGTCCCAGACGCTGCCACGCCGCATTTCCCGACAGCCCTAGGGCAGACCATTGATCCATTCTGCAGGTAAAGGAGTTGAAATGCAAACACTTCCCAAGGAAGCAAGAGTGGGCTCTTCCTCCACTCCCTAGAAGGAGCCAGGGCAACCGATCCACGCGACAACACCGGGGAACAGGGGTTGCCAGCCAACGCATTCATGGGATAGATGGCTTTGACTCCCAGAGCATGGATCCCAGGGGAGCCCGGGCACCTGTGGGAGAGGGTCTCCCAGTTGGCTACCACTGGGATGGGCATTTGGGCCTGTGGAAGAGGGTCTCCCAGTTGGCCATCACTGGGACAGGCATTTGGGCCTATCTGGATGGGCCTTGGGAGGGCCTGCCCCTGGGGGAAATGTTGCATGAACACTCGGAAGCACTATTCTGAGACTCCACACCAACACTTCCTCTTTGAAACATGACACTTGGGAGGATTGTAAAGTCTTCCCAACACGGGAAAACAGCCCCGACCGAGGGCAGCACCCTCCTCGTCGCACATCTCAAAGGCCTCCCGGGGCCCTGCCACCCTGTGTTAGTTATTCTCCCCCTGCTTTTGCCGATCCTGTAACATGGGATATACTTTTAAGGGcctagaacagcacctggcacaaaacaggtgctcaaaaatatgtatgtaaaacaGTGGCTCCCGGCAGAGGCTGCCCGAGCTGGCTGTGGCCCCACAGGGCAGGAAGAAGCACACCTTACCTGTCTGGGACTGGGCCAGGGTGCCAAGGGCCAGCATGGACACCAGGACCAGGGCGCAGATCACCTTGTTCTGCATGGGGGCCATTGCCTCCTCTCTGCTCCAAAGGCGACCCCGAGTCAGGGATGAGATTGCGTCCGAGCCCCGGATTTTATAGGGCAGGCTCTGTTTGCTTAAAGAGCGTTAGGTAACATTTGCCTAAGGAGGTTCTGGGATCCTCTGAGACAATAATCTCCACTGATTTTTAGCAAAGGTGTTTCCCAGACATGGTCAAGCCACATGGACGGATTTGCTGATAGAAGAGAGGGCATGTGGTGAGGTCATCTTGGCTGAGGGATCTGAGATTCAGAAAGTCCCTCTTATCCCGTGGGAGTCTCCTCCAACCTGACCTTAATCCGGGTCCTACTCATATCTGAGGGGCCCTCCCACCAGGGTAAATACTGCACTCACTGCAGAAGTGATTCATAGTGAGAGATGGCCGGAAAAGGCTCGGCCGTGACAAGAGTGGCTCACAGGGTGGCCACCGTGACCTtgcagggagaagggaaggagctCATGAAGCCCATTCCATCTGCTCTGGTCTCAGATTGAAATGGGCCTGTGAGCGGTTTTCAACTATTTTGAAATCCAAGTCTCCAAGTCTGTGTCTGAACAAGATGAGTAGGGAAATACAAGGCGtgttcctccctctttccttctgtccCCAAGCGATCTGGGCCTTCAAACTGCATCTTTTCTCATGAATTTCGTCCGGTTAGACATGTCCACAGCAAATTTGCATGTGAGCAAAGCACCTGAGGTCCTTCATGAGGGAAACGTGGCCCCATCTAAAGAGGCTCCTGCTTGGGTTTGCACGGACGGCAGTAACTATCAACCGTTCAGCATCCTAAGCCAAGGAACTGTATGCACATTTTTACTTATGTATCTGAGCtaattcttttctgttcttttcccttTTACAGTGGAATTGTTTTAGTAATGAAATTGTAGGCCTGGcgcagtagttcacacctgtaatcccaacacttttggaggtcgaggcaggcagatcacttaaggtcaggagttcaagaccagcctggtcaacatggtgaaaccccgtctctacaaaaaacacaaaaattagccggcatggtggcgggtgcctgtaatcctagctactcccgAGGttaagtcaggagaatcacttgaacctgggaggcggaggttacagcaagtcgagatcacgccactgcactccagcctgagtgacagattaAGTCTCTTTCTGGGAGGGGCTGAGGGCAGGGGGGGGGAAACAAATTGTATATACAAGCTGCTATCAAAAACTGACAAAGTGAACATGGTTCACTCCTCTGTGTCTATGggactccctccctccccctcccacgCCTTCCCAGTTAGTCCCCCGGACTCCTGTATTTTAAAGGACAGcctcctcctctcctgctccaggcctccagaactgtgcgaGAATCcatctctgttgtttaagccactcagtctgtgggaCTTTATTACAACAACTCCAGGAAGTTAACACAACCAGAGTGACTCTGCCCTGGGAAGAAGAAAGTATCGAGATCTGACTGCACTAAATATTAGCTCTGAACTGACACCAGTCAGAGACCCAGACCCCACCGTGGTTCACCAAAGGCTGCAGCTTGTGGGTTGGAGGTGACGGGGCAGTCTGGGCCCACGTGGGTCTCACAATGGGTCTAATAAGGTCACACACCCTCCACTGGGGGAAACAGATACCTACAGACACAGAAAGTGGAAATCAGTGTCATCTTTTTGGAAATTAACATGGTACTTTGTATCAAGAGTCTGAGGAAAAGTCCACTCTTAGACCCAGTAAATCTGCACTGGTGGGCGTTCTCCCATCCAAGTCCTAACCAGGCCcaaccctgcttagcttctgagattCAGACAAGATCAGACGCACTCAAGGTGCTACAGCTACAGACTATGTTGGTGGATGAGCTAAAGAAAAAATCCTATACACAGGGAAAATCACTTTGCATGAAGATGTCCATCAAAAGAAATCTTAGTTCATAATAAAAACGTGTAATATGAGGAATTATTAACTAAATGTTAGTTTAGCTACGTGATGAAATATTATGGAACCCTCACTAgcatatttctgtggaatttgtaATAACATGGAATAGTTTCATGCTTTAGTGTTAAATCAAAGAGAACAGGATACAAAAGTTTACAAACCACTCagtagaaaaaagcaaagaaaaaaaagaaaatataccagtGGGCATCAGAGAGTGCTTAAGTATCAGTTACGTCTTTTTTCCTGGATTCTGCCTTCCTATTTACTGAAATAGCTCTATGATGAGCATCATTAACTTTTACAGTGGAAAAATACTGTATGCTtacaaataaaatgcaatgaTTTTACTCTCcccaaaaagagagagacagaggagttCCCCTACCTTCCCCAGTCGATGACTCAGTGAGTAAGAGACGGAGGCAGGTGTTTAACTTTGGGGTTCTCTGCAGGCCATGTCCCATGTCACGCTTGCCCCATGACCTGTGTCCTCACACCTTCCCTGAAGTTAAACACAGGTCTAAGGTTGTGGTGTGAGTGGCCTGTAATCTCTTAGATTTTAGCACCTGCTAGGGAGAAGCTGCCTATTCCTGCCCGCTGAGTCCTCCTTGTCCCACCCAACAAATCCCAGAGGCCCAACTCAGTACAAATCAGTGAGATGCAGATGTGCCCATGGAGGGAGGAGAACACATCTGGCCCCCTCAATGGTAAAACGGCCCCCGGCCCTCCTCGCCACACTCCCTGCCCCTCACAGCCACCTGCTGCAGCTCCCACCACCCTTCCTGTTCAGAGGGGCACGGCAAGGCAGGGCAGCCCTTCCATCGATCATGACTCCAAGAGCCAAGAAAGCCTAACCGTGGCCTCCAAGGAGCTGAGAACTGGGAGTGAGACATCACTCACATCATCAAATGTCGAAGAGAAAAACCTGacagaagcaatggggaaaagattccctatttaataagtgatgttgagagaactggctagccatatgcagaaaaattgaaactggaccccttctttatacCTTAGACAAAAATTAGcacaagatggactaaagacttaaaggtaaaacccaaaaccataaaaaccctagaagaaaatctaggcaataccattccgAACATAGGTACAGGGAAagttttcatgacaaaaatgcccaaaacaattgcaacaaaagcaaaaactgacaacgGGTTCCAATTAatgagcttctgcatggcaaaagaaactatcatcagagcaaacagacagcctacagaatgggagaaag
This window harbors:
- the TFF1 gene encoding trefoil factor 1, with the translated sequence MAPMQNKVICALVLVSMLALGTLAQSQTETCTVAPRERQNCGFPGITASQCTSRGCCFNDSVRGFPWCFHPNTIDIPPEEECEF